The Anomalospiza imberbis isolate Cuckoo-Finch-1a 21T00152 chromosome 7, ASM3175350v1, whole genome shotgun sequence genome has a window encoding:
- the NAB1 gene encoding NGFI-A-binding protein 1 isoform X1, translating into MASALPRTLGELQLYRILQKANLLFYFDAFIQQGGDDVQQLCEAGEEEFLEIMALVGMASKPLHVRRLQKALRDWVTNPGLFNQPLTSLPVSSIPIYKLPEGSPAWLGISCSSYERNSSTREPHLKIPKCAATTCVQSVGTSKSDVGSLSLQSSSEPRLWQGHHTTESEHSLSPADLGSPASPKENSETLDAAAALSVAECVERMVPSLPKSDSNEVKELLKTNKKLAKMIGHIFEMSDDDPHKEEEIRKYSAIYGRFDSKRKDGKHLTLHELTVNEAAAQLCVKDNALLTRRDELFALARQISREVTYKYTYRTTKSKCGERDELSPKRIKIEDGYPDFQDTVQTLYQQDKMPLALAKGKSEDPAALNSQSEKVMAKQMEFLCNQAALERRLSTGCYRQNSEEHSPNGMSLDNADGQGERPLNLRMSNLPSRQMQHISLDGEQHVGKSLCSDLIRLYPGGEAKSQSSEGLGILKDFPHSAFNNIERKVIKTEPEDTR; encoded by the exons ATGGCGTCAGCTCTACCCAGAACCCTTGGAGAATTGCAGCTGTATCGAATACTACAAAAAGCAAATCTCTTATTCTACTTCGATGCCTTCATTCAGCAGGGTGGTGATGatgtccagcagctctgtgaaGCAGGTGAAGAGGAGTTTTTGGAGATAATGGCTCTCGTAGGCATGGCTAGCAAGCCACTTCATGTCCGACGGCTGCAGAAGGCTTTGAGGGACTGGGTCACAAACCCTGGCCTTTTTAACCAGCCTCTCACCTCCTTACCAGTCAGCAGCATTCCAATATACAAGCTGCCAGAAGGATCTCCTGCGTGGCTGGGGATATCCTGCAGCAGTTACGAGAGGAACAGCAGCACCAGAGAGCCTCACCTGAAGATTCCGAAATGTGCTGCCACGACGTGCGTGCAGAGCGTGGGCACGAGCAAATCTGATGTGGGGAGCTTatcactgcagagcagcagcgaGCCCAGACTCTGGCAAGGACACCACACCACAGAGAGTGAGCACAGCCTTTCCCCAGCTGACCTTGGCTCTCCAGCCTCACCAAAGGAAAACAGCGAGAccctggatgctgctgctgctctgtcgGTTGCTGAATGTGTAGAACGTATGGTTCCCTCCCTGCCCAAAAGTGACTCCAATGAAGTCAAGGAGTTACTGAAAACAAATAAGAAACTGGCAAAGATGATTGGTCACATCTTTGAGATGAGTGACGATGACCCTCACAAAGAGGAGGAGATCAGGAAGTACAGTGCAATATATGGCAGATTTGACTCGAAAAGAAAGGATGGCAAGCATCTCACCCTCCACGAG CTAACAGTTAACGAAGCAGCTGCCCAGCTGTGTGTGAAAGATAACGCCTTGCTGACCAGGAGGGATGAGCTCTTTGCACTGGCCCGGCAAATCTCTCGGGAGGTCACCTACAAGTACACCTACAGGACCACCAA ATCTAAATGTGGAGAAAGGGATGAGCTGTCACCAAAGAGAATCAAGATAGAG GACGGTTATCCTGATTTCCAGGACACAGTCCAGACGCTCTATCAGCAAGACAAAATGCCACTTGCTTTGGCTAAAGGAAAGAGTGAAGACCCAGCAGCTCTTAATTCCCAG TCGGAAAAGGTGATGGCAAAACAGATGGAGTTTCTTTGCAACCAGGCAGCGTTAGAAAGACGTCTTTCCACAGGGTGTTACAGGCAGAACTCGGAAGAGCACAGCCCCAATGGCATGTCATTAGATAATGCTGATGGACAAG GTGAAAGACCACTGAACCTCCGGATGTCCAACCTGCCAAGCAGACAGATGCAGCACATTTCACTTGATGGAGAGCAGCACGTTGGGAAATCTCTGTGCAGTGATTTGATCCGGCTTTACCCCGGTGGTGAGGCAAAGTCACAGTCCTCGG AAGGCCTTGGTATATTAAAGGATTTTCCTCATTCAGCTTTTAACAATATTGAAAGGAAGGTCATAAAAACAGAACCTGAAGACACAAGATAG
- the NAB1 gene encoding NGFI-A-binding protein 1 isoform X2, which produces MASALPRTLGELQLYRILQKANLLFYFDAFIQQGGDDVQQLCEAGEEEFLEIMALVGMASKPLHVRRLQKALRDWVTNPGLFNQPLTSLPVSSIPIYKLPEGSPAWLGISCSSYERNSSTREPHLKIPKCAATTCVQSVGTSKSDVGSLSLQSSSEPRLWQGHHTTESEHSLSPADLGSPASPKENSETLDAAAALSVAECVERMVPSLPKSDSNEVKELLKTNKKLAKMIGHIFEMSDDDPHKEEEIRKYSAIYGRFDSKRKDGKHLTLHELTVNEAAAQLCVKDNALLTRRDELFALARQISREVTYKYTYRTTKSKCGERDELSPKRIKIEDGYPDFQDTVQTLYQQDKMPLALAKGKSEDPAALNSQSEKVMAKQMEFLCNQAALERRLSTGCYRQNSEEHSPNGMSLDNADGQGERPLNLRMSNLPSRQMQHISLDGEQHVGKSLCSDLIRLYPGEGLGILKDFPHSAFNNIERKVIKTEPEDTR; this is translated from the exons ATGGCGTCAGCTCTACCCAGAACCCTTGGAGAATTGCAGCTGTATCGAATACTACAAAAAGCAAATCTCTTATTCTACTTCGATGCCTTCATTCAGCAGGGTGGTGATGatgtccagcagctctgtgaaGCAGGTGAAGAGGAGTTTTTGGAGATAATGGCTCTCGTAGGCATGGCTAGCAAGCCACTTCATGTCCGACGGCTGCAGAAGGCTTTGAGGGACTGGGTCACAAACCCTGGCCTTTTTAACCAGCCTCTCACCTCCTTACCAGTCAGCAGCATTCCAATATACAAGCTGCCAGAAGGATCTCCTGCGTGGCTGGGGATATCCTGCAGCAGTTACGAGAGGAACAGCAGCACCAGAGAGCCTCACCTGAAGATTCCGAAATGTGCTGCCACGACGTGCGTGCAGAGCGTGGGCACGAGCAAATCTGATGTGGGGAGCTTatcactgcagagcagcagcgaGCCCAGACTCTGGCAAGGACACCACACCACAGAGAGTGAGCACAGCCTTTCCCCAGCTGACCTTGGCTCTCCAGCCTCACCAAAGGAAAACAGCGAGAccctggatgctgctgctgctctgtcgGTTGCTGAATGTGTAGAACGTATGGTTCCCTCCCTGCCCAAAAGTGACTCCAATGAAGTCAAGGAGTTACTGAAAACAAATAAGAAACTGGCAAAGATGATTGGTCACATCTTTGAGATGAGTGACGATGACCCTCACAAAGAGGAGGAGATCAGGAAGTACAGTGCAATATATGGCAGATTTGACTCGAAAAGAAAGGATGGCAAGCATCTCACCCTCCACGAG CTAACAGTTAACGAAGCAGCTGCCCAGCTGTGTGTGAAAGATAACGCCTTGCTGACCAGGAGGGATGAGCTCTTTGCACTGGCCCGGCAAATCTCTCGGGAGGTCACCTACAAGTACACCTACAGGACCACCAA ATCTAAATGTGGAGAAAGGGATGAGCTGTCACCAAAGAGAATCAAGATAGAG GACGGTTATCCTGATTTCCAGGACACAGTCCAGACGCTCTATCAGCAAGACAAAATGCCACTTGCTTTGGCTAAAGGAAAGAGTGAAGACCCAGCAGCTCTTAATTCCCAG TCGGAAAAGGTGATGGCAAAACAGATGGAGTTTCTTTGCAACCAGGCAGCGTTAGAAAGACGTCTTTCCACAGGGTGTTACAGGCAGAACTCGGAAGAGCACAGCCCCAATGGCATGTCATTAGATAATGCTGATGGACAAG GTGAAAGACCACTGAACCTCCGGATGTCCAACCTGCCAAGCAGACAGATGCAGCACATTTCACTTGATGGAGAGCAGCACGTTGGGAAATCTCTGTGCAGTGATTTGATCCGGCTTTACCCCGGTG AAGGCCTTGGTATATTAAAGGATTTTCCTCATTCAGCTTTTAACAATATTGAAAGGAAGGTCATAAAAACAGAACCTGAAGACACAAGATAG